atatttattttagtactGTGACTTGACTTGAAACTTATCAGGGCTCGACTTGCTTGGGGTGAACCCTTGACTTGACTTGCTTGATTTATCTAAACTgtgacttgagacttgactcggacttgatGGTTTAAGACTTGAGACTAGCTTGGACTTGACCATGTGCAACTTGTCCCCACCTCTGTGCCCAAGTCTTATGcctaatttcatttttagctgCTACGCTATTTTTATCCATAGGATTGCATTTGCATGAAGATTAATATAAGGTTAAATAACTTACTATCCCCTTACAGTCCAGTTTCCTTACATCTGATATTTTAACTGTGATGAAAAATTAACCATAGGCATAGGCATTGACTCAAGCAGCAATTTCCCACAACAACtctttcctttaaaaaattatattttaaataatatatttgtgtagtTGCACGTGCAGCAGCATCTCCAGTTTTACTAGGATAAAGTATCCAGACCTTTCACATGCTGTTCCCATGGTGAATCGTTATATAGGAGCCACACTATAAAAAAGAAAGGTTATTGAAAGGTTTTTtacagtgatgccatagaagaacctatTTTGGTTCTTCAAACAACCATTTAGTCAGAAGTTCTTTAAAGAGCCAtttcttttatacatttttatagtctgagaaactttttttactttaaaaaccttttgtgaaacagaaagctCAGAGTTTCCCATCTCaggttaaatcaactcagagttcaagttttaaaacagagttggttgaacctcTTTATTGAAATAGGCCCCTAAGCTATTCATGAGATTAAATATACCATGTTGGCACAGTTTAAGACAGATTGCCAGCAGTACTTTGCTGTGAGAAGAAAGAATTAAGCTCATGAATGTGCTCATGATGTGATCTGATTAGCTTACACATTCTTTTGTTATAGATATATAAATGAGTTAATAAATATGTGAACAGATTGTAATTTTATTGAAATCTATAGGACAATTTACAGTAGCTAAACCTCAAAATAGATATTGcctttgcttttttaaatatcaaaacGCTTACGCTGTGCATAGttttaaacaattaaatgtATATGTGTTAAACactaaataatatatatatattacagatAATTTTGAataccttactaaaacattatggggtagtttcccggacagagattattTTAAACTAGGATTAGGCCTAAatttaatttggaaatataacaagttttaacaaacatgccttactaaaacattacttgtgtgcattttgaggcaaaacaaagggcaccgatgtatttcaaaatatttaattgcaagttgttttcagtttggacagctcttaaatttattttagtctaggactagtctaatccctgtcagAGAAACCGCCCCACTATTTACTTATTTGCTATGACTTGGTTTCTACGCCAAACAAGTTTAACAATTTTTTCTCTTATCTCTTTAGTTTGTAAACCGTATACTAAAGGATTTAATCCGGGTGGTACAATGTGAACAATAATACTAGCTAGTTTCCTGCTATCAGAGTATTCAGGAACACGATGAAGAAAAATCACAGTGGCTCCAGTTACAAGCATTATTAAGTAAACAGCTAAATGAGTGCTGCAGGTTTTTATGGCTTTGCTGTTGAGCGATTTGTTTTTGCTGGTAATACACACAGTAGCAATCTTGAAATACGTTATAAATACAGACCCAAGtgataaagtaaaaataataacagTGTAAATGAGTCCATACACATTATTAACAGATACATTTTCACAGGACAGTTTAAACAGTGAGGCATTGTCACAGAAAGGATTTTCAATTTTATATCTGCAGCGAGAGAGACGTATTGTGAGGCCTAACATAATAGAAACTAATAATACTGCCAATCCCCAGGCTGATGCTGATAATTTAATTACCATTTTATTTGTCATAATGGATGAATATCGTAATGGATTACATATAGCTATATATCGGTCAAAGGCCATTATCATCAACACATAGTGGCTTCCCGCTGCAAATATATGCCCAAAATAAGCTTGAATAACACACTCCGCATACGTAATATATCGCTCAGAAGCTTCTTTTAAAATATCCTGTAATAAGCGTGGGAACATGACAGTGGTACCCAGTATATCATTCAGTGGTAGATTACAAAACAGAAAATGCATAGGATGATGCAGATTCTTCTGTGTTGAGATGAGAATTATAAGTATAATGTTACATCCCATTGCAAAAATATAAGCTAACAGAAGCAGGATAAAAACAGGATAAGATGACTGAGGTGTAACTTTCAGTCCCTCCACCAGCAGAAGGCTGTTTGTAAATGTCAAGTTGTCCATTCGCTGCCACTCACAAAACCTGTAGACAGATTAATAAACAGTCTGTTCAACATCATAATGAACATTTCAGCTCATGCTGCCATGTATTAAAACGTAAAAAGTTggaacttaaaaaattacttcagttagtaacacctaaaaaatttaaattaattaaacttaaattttcaCAGAAAGTGAAACTAAAGTAAAATCTTAAGTGGAATTTTTTCTATGTGTTACAAAtggaaataattttttacaacttttcattttttacagtgtatgaggaccatatgaagagctcaggtGCCAAACCTCTAAAACCCAAAATATTTTCCTGTAAGATAGCTTTTTTatcagattctgccaacaaacctaTAGATATTTCTGAATAACCTGAGGCGCGTTCGGTTAATATAATTATCTAATTTTAgaatctgagctcctcatataaaaaaaaatatcttgCCAAAAAGTTTTGTTATAGTAAATCTtaataaataacatacattgCTTGCTGTCTGATAATTTATCAGCCCACACTAATTCTTGTTTAAAGTCACACAGTaagaaaaaaagtgaaaataaaagacCATTAAATACTTACACCAGGATGATTCTGTTATTATCAATTTAGTTGGTTACTGTTTTCCAGACTAAACTACTGTTATTGAGTAGTGTTTGAATCAGTGTTACATTACATCAGTTTGCTCATCTCTAAAGAATCTTTAGATTTTTGCTTTATATAAGTTGTTCAAAGGTGTTTTGGTTATGGTGTTATCAACCATAAGGGAAAACTTTATTCATTGTGCTCGTTGCCATGATCACAGTTGCTTTTGCCTTTACCACAGTGTCTCCCATGGAATTTTATGGCACTAAAGCTCTATTCGTTTGGTAATTATTTCTCATGGGAACGTAAGgtattttcaacatttacagGGGTAGTCAGTGATTTTTTTCCCcaatatttttaaacataactttaaatatatttttaaacataacataaaaatatacaatatcCAAAAaatatgtgctgaaatatattttgaaatatgtttacttCTAACATACACCTTCTGGTACTACTTGGAAGAACCCGGGGGCAACAGGTGTTTCTGGTCTAATCAACAGACACCCTCGCCCGGGTGACCATCCAGGGGTGATAAGTCCTTGGCCTGTGACCAAGTGGCATGCATCTCTTTATACATATGGAGTAGCTACCCCACATATTTAGGTACTCCACGGATCCCCTCTCCGAATCCACAGCCATCGTCAGGCTTTTTCAACAGCCTCAGAGATTTACTTTATGGCTCGTCTACACAGTCGTCCTTTAAATCCAAGGAGATTGAGTGTTCGGACTAACGACTGACCCGCAAAGCCCCGGTAACTGACCTCTACTGGCTCACTACATGCTTTCCAGCCACCACTCTTGCACTCCTGCACTCCTCCACCAGATCTGCATACTTGGCCCTCTTACGCTCATTTGCCACCTCCAATCTGTCTTCCCAGGGGACAGTAAGCTCCACTATCACCACCTGTCTGGTCGACTCCGATGTTATCACCACATCTAGGCGGTGTGAAGTGGCCGTAATGTTATTCGGAAACTTGACCTGCTTCCCCAGGTCCACTTGTAGGTGCCAGTCTTTTGCATTGGCGAGGAGCCCACTCGGGGAGCGTGATTGCTGATTAACCTTCTCCCCAGCTCTGACAAAGGATATAGTAAACTTGGAGGAATGATGGCTCTTattgtaataataaatataaatttaatttataaagcACTTTTCAAAAAAGAATCTCAAAGTGCTACAGAGTACATattaaactaaattaaaatgGAAAACAGTAAAATAGATATATAAAAACAAGTCCTAAGGACAATTTTAAAAAGCCTGCCTGAACAAGACAGTTTTaagctcttttttaaaaatgtccacCGATTGAGGTTTTTCGCAAATGTTCAGGCAGGGAGTTCCAGATACGAGGGGTGGCTGAGCAGAATGCTCGGTCTCCCATAGTGCGGAGTCTTGAGCGAGGCTGATGAAGACGGTTTGTGCTTTGAGACCGAAGGTTGCGGGTGGAGGAGTGAGGTGTAAGGAGGTCTTTGAGGTATTGCGGAGTGTTGTTATAGATGCAGAGGTGGGTGATGAGAGCAATCTTATATTGAATTCTTGAGGTTATGGGGAGCCAGTGAAGGTTTTGAAGAACGGGAGGAAATTAAGGTATGGACGAGTTTTTCTGCATCAGAGAAAATGAGGAAGGGGCggagttttgaaatgtttttgatATGAAAAAAGCAAGTTTTGTATAGATGTTTAATGTGATTAGAAAAGGTCAGTTGTGGGTCCAGCTTCACACTGAGGTTGGTAACAGTAGTTAATAGGGGGATGTATTGACTGGAGAAAGAGATAGTGGTTATTGGTGATGACTGGACCTGGTGATGAGTGCCAATTTGTATAGCTTCAGTTTTCGAGCTGTTCAACTGGAAGAAATTATGACTCATCCATGCCCTAATCTCCTCCAGGCAATTAGAGAGGGTTAAGGATGATGGAGAAGAGGGAGCAGAAGATGATGAAAGACCCGGGGTAGAACATAGGTTTGAGTCGGTTAGCAGGTACAACTGAGTGTCGTCAGCATAACAATGAAAAGAGATGCCGTGCCGTCTGATGACACGACTCAATGGCAACATGTAGATGATGAAAAGGAGGGGTCCTAGGATGGATCCTTGAGGGACACCACACATGACAGGGGCTGTACGGGACCTGACAGTTCCCAGGTGGACGTACTTCATCCTGTCAGCGAGGTATGAGGTGAACCAGTCCAGTGTGGAATGACAGAGACCAATGTCAG
This sequence is a window from Misgurnus anguillicaudatus chromosome 9, ASM2758022v2, whole genome shotgun sequence. Protein-coding genes within it:
- the LOC129423274 gene encoding olfactory receptor 8G17-like, translated to MDNLTFTNSLLLVEGLKVTPQSSYPVFILLLLAYIFAMGCNIILIILISTQKNLHHPMHFLFCNLPLNDILGTTVMFPRLLQDILKEASERYITYAECVIQAYFGHIFAAGSHYVLMIMAFDRYIAICNPLRYSSIMTNKMVIKLSASAWGLAVLLVSIMLGLTIRLSRCRYKIENPFCDNASLFKLSCENVSVNNVYGLIYTVIIFTLSLGSVFITYFKIATVCITSKNKSLNSKAIKTCSTHLAVYLIMLVTGATVIFLHRVPEYSDSRKLASIIVHIVPPGLNPLVYGLQTKEIREKIVKLVWRRNQVIANK